One genomic region from Sphingobacterium multivorum encodes:
- a CDS encoding glutaminyl-peptide cyclotransferase, translating to MRKITYFMAIAALAFASCKSKKSSLEFASPGANQAVLKGAQVQLKLKFESVSMDSVAYFVDDKHVGSSTDTTAITVDTKDMAYGTRNISALVYNAGKPDSVSSTFYVVPENAKNYGFEVVNKYPHDTTAFTQGLQFADGILYESNGRYGESNLRKVDLKTGKVLQEIKFDEKTFAEGMTLVGNKLFMLTWQQGEGYVFDKNSFVKESSFKYENSKEGWGLTYDGQHLIKSDGSNKLFFLDATTGKELNAIGVYDEAGPVDELNELEYIDGKVYANVYQKDVIVIINPQTGAVEGRINLVGIYEHTSAYDNELNGIAYDQAGKRLFITGKLWNTLFEIKTVEK from the coding sequence ATGAGAAAAATCACTTATTTTATGGCAATTGCAGCACTAGCTTTTGCTTCTTGTAAGTCAAAAAAATCAAGTTTGGAATTTGCATCTCCTGGAGCAAATCAAGCTGTTTTAAAAGGTGCTCAGGTCCAATTGAAATTGAAATTTGAATCCGTATCAATGGACTCTGTGGCTTATTTTGTAGATGATAAACATGTTGGGTCATCAACTGACACAACGGCAATTACAGTTGATACCAAAGACATGGCCTATGGTACACGTAATATTTCCGCCCTGGTATACAATGCTGGAAAACCCGATTCTGTTTCAAGTACATTTTATGTTGTACCTGAAAATGCGAAGAACTATGGTTTTGAGGTGGTCAACAAATACCCGCACGATACCACAGCTTTTACACAAGGGCTACAGTTTGCGGATGGTATTCTCTACGAATCCAATGGCCGTTATGGAGAGTCCAACTTGAGAAAGGTCGATCTAAAAACAGGCAAAGTACTCCAAGAGATCAAATTTGATGAAAAGACTTTTGCCGAAGGAATGACATTGGTTGGTAATAAGTTATTTATGTTGACTTGGCAACAGGGAGAAGGATATGTCTTTGATAAAAACTCTTTTGTCAAGGAAAGTTCCTTTAAATATGAAAATAGTAAAGAAGGATGGGGCTTGACTTACGATGGACAGCATTTGATAAAGTCTGACGGCTCCAATAAATTATTCTTTTTAGATGCAACAACCGGTAAGGAGCTAAATGCTATCGGAGTTTACGATGAAGCTGGGCCGGTGGATGAACTTAATGAACTGGAATATATAGACGGCAAAGTCTACGCAAATGTCTATCAAAAGGATGTTATTGTTATTATCAATCCTCAAACAGGAGCGGTAGAAGGACGGATTAATCTTGTTGGTATCTATGAGCATACTTCCGCTTATGACAATGAATTGAATGGAATTGCTTACGATCAAGCTGGAAAACGTCTTTTTATAACAGGGAAGTTATGGAATACATTATTTGAGATCAAGACAGTTGAAAAATAA